Proteins from a single region of Azospira inquinata:
- a CDS encoding polysaccharide deacetylase family protein, with product MQAVPILMYHHVSPNPGLVTISPALFKSHMEWLHDHGYTTVGAHDLAAFLAGKPLAPKSVVVSFDDGYLDNWVYAYPTLKALGQKAVLFLVTGWVGDGPLRACWSTDGAIPPCPDHRQCKALIEQGASDEVIVRWSEVEQMVASGVFEVHSHTHTHTRWDKSLPAGGAREKALAEDLGQSRETLSQRLGQVSSHLCWPQGYYDEGYVRVAQAAGFQYLYTTEKRVNTAQADPLHLGRVVAKDRSASWLGNRVFIWRHGTLAHFYAGLRGK from the coding sequence ATGCAGGCAGTGCCTATTCTGATGTATCACCATGTCAGTCCCAACCCGGGATTGGTCACGATTTCCCCCGCCTTGTTTAAAAGCCATATGGAATGGCTGCATGACCATGGCTATACAACGGTGGGTGCCCATGACTTGGCGGCATTTCTTGCGGGCAAGCCTTTGGCGCCCAAGAGCGTTGTGGTCAGTTTCGATGATGGGTATCTGGACAACTGGGTCTATGCCTATCCCACCCTTAAGGCTCTGGGCCAGAAAGCCGTTTTGTTCCTGGTGACAGGGTGGGTGGGGGACGGTCCTCTGCGTGCCTGCTGGAGCACGGATGGGGCTATTCCCCCCTGTCCGGATCATCGCCAATGCAAGGCCCTGATTGAACAGGGCGCCTCGGACGAGGTGATTGTGCGGTGGTCTGAGGTGGAACAGATGGTGGCCTCAGGGGTGTTTGAAGTGCACTCCCATACCCATACCCATACCCGCTGGGATAAGTCTTTGCCTGCGGGGGGGGCGCGGGAAAAGGCACTAGCTGAGGATTTGGGCCAATCTCGGGAAACACTGAGCCAACGTCTAGGACAGGTCAGTTCCCACTTATGCTGGCCCCAAGGCTACTACGACGAGGGCTATGTGCGAGTTGCCCAAGCCGCTGGATTTCAGTACCTCTATACCACCGAGAAGCGGGTAAATACGGCCCAGGCGGACCCCCTGCATTTGGGGCGGGTGGTCGCCAAGGACCGTTCTGCCAGTTGGTTGGGGAATCGGGTCTTTATCTGGCGCCACGGCACTCTGGCCCACTTTTACGCGGGGCTGCGGGGAAAGTGA
- a CDS encoding glycosyltransferase family 2 protein, with the protein MIQEDKECWLSVVVTAYNVEAWIPRCLDSLLQGWLPGVEIIVVDDGSTDGTAAQVRQYEHQALRPYLLPRNGGVSAARNFAIQQARGTYLAFVDGDDTVAPSYYEAIQAALQATPAQFYSFEAFNFFPDGREATPVVGLDRSFQGKGAELLELMHRCHVHSFHCWRVVVEREVLLAKGWLFPEELSVFEDMAWFLMTCLGAVSACHVPAPIYRYWHRSNSVINQSTEQSRLGRVHAVAGCIQRLKLMQSEVTEKRVKQILGNLGCHLCFSAFHQMKRIASIEMKTRARCALWKSGAAGFLLHNGGYLKLREQVRAYKRALQLCLAVVTSCRSMREK; encoded by the coding sequence GTGATCCAAGAAGATAAGGAATGTTGGCTGTCAGTTGTTGTGACGGCTTATAACGTGGAAGCGTGGATTCCCCGTTGCCTGGATTCTCTGCTCCAGGGATGGCTGCCTGGGGTGGAGATTATCGTGGTGGATGATGGCTCCACGGACGGCACCGCTGCCCAGGTGCGGCAGTATGAGCACCAAGCCCTCAGGCCCTACTTGCTGCCCCGCAATGGAGGGGTTTCTGCGGCCAGAAATTTCGCCATTCAACAGGCCCGGGGAACGTACCTAGCCTTTGTGGATGGGGACGATACGGTTGCTCCCTCCTATTACGAGGCGATTCAGGCAGCCTTGCAAGCAACCCCTGCCCAGTTCTATTCATTTGAAGCTTTCAACTTCTTCCCGGATGGCAGAGAAGCCACTCCGGTCGTGGGCTTGGATAGAAGCTTCCAAGGCAAGGGCGCCGAGCTGCTGGAGTTAATGCATCGCTGCCATGTCCACTCTTTCCACTGCTGGCGGGTGGTGGTGGAGAGAGAGGTTCTGTTGGCAAAAGGGTGGTTATTCCCTGAAGAACTGAGTGTCTTTGAAGATATGGCTTGGTTCCTGATGACCTGTCTGGGCGCGGTGTCGGCCTGTCATGTGCCCGCTCCGATTTATCGGTATTGGCATCGGAGTAACTCGGTCATCAATCAGAGTACGGAGCAAAGCCGCTTGGGGCGGGTCCATGCGGTGGCGGGGTGTATACAGCGATTGAAACTGATGCAATCCGAAGTGACGGAAAAACGCGTGAAGCAAATCCTTGGCAACCTGGGTTGCCATCTCTGCTTTTCGGCTTTCCACCAGATGAAGCGGATTGCTTCGATAGAAATGAAAACCCGGGCCCGTTGCGCTTTGTGGAAAAGCGGCGCTGCCGGTTTTCTGCTGCACAACGGAGGCTATCTGAAATTGCGGGAACAGGTTCGCGCCTATAAACGTGCGCTTCAGTTATGTCTGGCGGTTGTTACCAGTTGCCGCTCCATGCGGGAGAAATGA
- a CDS encoding glycosyltransferase, translated as MAVLWVHSGGWLSRAAISYIGVHNGASFAAAGQDSHLLMPAAAEDGAAEAHLQEYYGVQAQAKLHLQLFSEKRRWWQIHHPYYGYGERYALRLRKALPADEKLVILTREPRFLPYLAKLSRVPGIVGLYESHYFYYDLGWREGPVSKGDRMRGNLERRYLPQISGIVAIASEQAKLFAQAMPHVPVLFSPLGAKHLPESLISRKREEQWRQRRTVAYIGHLFAYKGVDALVAYGTRLKQKNINAVFFGGTPEEVARYEKICAEQGADNLRWHPFLPPAAMFQALAGCASVGLVALEDNYYNRHLTCPVKALDFLSLGIPVVASDLPCTRDVLGEAGVYFPPGDTEAMLERICALLDDGDSYAHRARSGLDRAEQLSWKNRAAQILAFANQLK; from the coding sequence ATGGCGGTGTTGTGGGTCCATTCCGGAGGCTGGCTGAGCCGGGCGGCAATCTCCTATATCGGTGTTCACAACGGCGCCTCTTTTGCCGCAGCGGGGCAAGACAGTCACCTGTTGATGCCTGCCGCCGCAGAGGATGGGGCGGCGGAAGCCCATTTGCAGGAATATTACGGGGTTCAGGCTCAGGCCAAGCTTCATTTGCAGCTCTTTTCCGAAAAACGACGCTGGTGGCAGATTCATCATCCCTACTATGGCTATGGGGAGCGCTATGCCTTGCGTTTGCGTAAGGCACTGCCTGCCGATGAAAAGCTGGTGATTCTTACCCGGGAGCCCCGTTTCCTCCCCTACCTAGCCAAGCTCTCCCGAGTCCCCGGGATCGTCGGGCTCTATGAGTCCCATTATTTTTATTACGATCTTGGCTGGCGTGAAGGCCCTGTTTCCAAGGGGGACAGGATGCGGGGCAATCTGGAACGCCGTTATTTGCCCCAGATCAGCGGCATTGTGGCCATTGCTTCAGAACAGGCCAAGCTTTTCGCCCAGGCCATGCCCCATGTCCCGGTCCTTTTTTCCCCTTTGGGGGCAAAGCACTTACCCGAGTCGCTGATTTCCCGGAAGCGGGAAGAGCAATGGCGACAACGCCGTACCGTGGCCTATATCGGCCATCTCTTCGCCTATAAGGGGGTGGATGCCCTGGTGGCCTACGGTACCCGGCTGAAACAGAAAAATATAAATGCTGTGTTCTTTGGCGGTACTCCGGAGGAAGTGGCCCGGTACGAGAAAATCTGTGCGGAACAAGGAGCGGATAATCTGCGCTGGCATCCCTTCCTGCCTCCTGCGGCAATGTTCCAGGCCCTCGCCGGCTGTGCCAGCGTTGGTTTAGTGGCTCTGGAAGATAATTACTACAACCGGCATTTGACCTGTCCGGTCAAAGCCCTGGATTTCCTGTCCTTGGGAATCCCGGTAGTGGCGTCTGACCTGCCTTGTACCCGGGATGTACTGGGAGAGGCGGGTGTTTATTTCCCGCCTGGGGATACGGAGGCCATGCTCGAGCGAATTTGCGCTTTGCTGGACGACGGGGATAGTTATGCTCATCGTGCCCGGTCCGGACTGGACCGGGCAGAACAGTTGTCCTGGAAAAATCGGGCGGCCCAGATTCTCGCCTTTGCCAACCAACTGAAGTAG